The Anabaena sp. WA102 genome contains a region encoding:
- a CDS encoding DUF1350 family protein, which produces MNWQEIRGNWVLIPRNPIGIIHFLGGAFVATLPHLTYRWLLENLADQGYVIIATPFVNTLDHIAIAKSVLHKFEYTLEKLQDSGKLRKIYLPTYGVGHSMGCKLHLLIGSLFPIQRAGNILISFNNFAASEAIPLVEQLNSQLNSQLDIEFTPTPAQTNQIVQDSYQIRRNLLIRFNKDSLDQSANLTIILQQLFPDMVTTQTLSGTHTTPLGQDVKWQPGTSFSPFDALGQWLKQEVYRDLNQLKQVILFWLNPLS; this is translated from the coding sequence ATGAACTGGCAAGAAATTAGAGGCAATTGGGTACTTATTCCCCGTAATCCTATCGGGATTATTCATTTTTTAGGTGGTGCATTTGTCGCCACCTTACCACATTTAACTTATCGTTGGTTACTGGAAAACTTGGCGGATCAAGGATATGTCATTATTGCTACACCTTTTGTGAATACATTAGATCATATAGCGATCGCTAAATCTGTCCTCCATAAATTTGAATATACTCTCGAAAAGTTACAAGACTCTGGAAAACTCCGCAAAATTTATCTTCCCACCTATGGAGTCGGACATAGCATGGGTTGTAAACTGCATTTACTAATTGGTAGCCTGTTTCCAATCCAAAGGGCTGGTAATATTTTAATATCCTTTAATAACTTTGCCGCCAGTGAAGCCATACCATTAGTAGAACAGTTAAATTCCCAGTTAAATTCCCAATTAGACATTGAATTTACACCTACACCCGCACAAACCAACCAAATAGTCCAAGACAGCTATCAGATTCGGCGAAATTTATTAATAAGATTTAATAAAGATAGCCTAGATCAATCAGCAAACTTAACAATAATTTTACAACAACTCTTTCCTGACATGGTGACAACACAAACTTTATCAGGCACTCATACCACACCTTTAGGACAAGATGTTAAATGGCAACCAGGAACTTCCTTTAGTCCCTTTGATGCTTTAGGACAATGGTTAAAGCAAGAAGTTTATCGAGATTTAAATCAATTAAAACAAGTTATATTGTTTTGGTTAAATCCCCTTTCTTAA
- the grpE gene encoding nucleotide exchange factor GrpE: MAQVDLTDNLRNLMQKVGCDSFNALSRAAGVSQWQILQLRRGKIGQMRMEVLVKLSEILQISWIELVETFSVDGLFSSVNNTHSSHKNINLLRQITDLQSEYERLTLSMLEQREVLQQEFQRSSLQILESLLLQWPIAAHRAREDHQLSAVKILPLVDKPLETLLQTWNVQAIAAVGDQIPYNPQFHQLLEGTAQPGEIIKVRYPGYMQHDQLLYRARVSPI, translated from the coding sequence ATGGCGCAAGTTGACTTGACTGATAATTTGCGAAATTTAATGCAAAAAGTTGGTTGTGATAGTTTTAACGCTTTAAGTCGTGCTGCTGGTGTTTCCCAATGGCAAATTTTGCAGTTGCGGAGGGGGAAAATCGGACAGATGCGGATGGAAGTATTGGTAAAACTGTCAGAGATTTTACAAATATCTTGGATTGAGTTGGTAGAAACTTTCAGTGTTGATGGTTTATTTTCAAGTGTCAACAACACTCATTCCTCTCATAAAAACATAAACTTATTAAGACAAATTACGGATTTACAATCTGAGTATGAAAGATTAACATTATCAATGTTAGAACAACGGGAAGTATTACAACAAGAATTTCAGCGATCGAGTTTACAAATATTGGAATCCTTACTATTACAATGGCCAATAGCAGCACATAGAGCCAGGGAGGATCACCAGTTATCAGCGGTGAAAATACTACCTTTGGTAGATAAACCCCTAGAGACATTATTACAGACTTGGAATGTGCAAGCGATCGCTGCTGTCGGCGACCAAATTCCCTATAATCCACAATTTCATCAATTATTAGAGGGAACAGCACAACCAGGAGAAATCATTAAGGTACGTTATCCAGGTTATATGCAACACGACCAGCTTTTATACCGAGCTAGAGTCAGTCCCATATAA
- a CDS encoding STAS domain-containing protein, protein MNQQVKVISISGRFNANSSQNFRESITEVMESGMSIVLVDCHNVTFMDSSGLGTLVLTFKALQELGIKMVICSINEQVRMLFELTGMDSKFTIVPSQEAFENLLLSAK, encoded by the coding sequence ATGAATCAGCAGGTGAAAGTGATTTCCATTAGTGGGAGATTCAATGCCAATAGCTCTCAAAACTTTCGAGAAAGTATTACAGAAGTAATGGAAAGTGGAATGTCCATTGTGTTAGTTGATTGTCATAATGTTACCTTTATGGATAGTTCTGGATTAGGCACTCTCGTTTTAACATTTAAAGCTTTACAAGAATTAGGTATAAAGATGGTAATTTGTTCAATTAATGAACAAGTTAGAATGCTATTTGAATTAACCGGGATGGATAGCAAATTTACAATTGTTCCTAGTCAAGAAGCATTTGAAAATCTTTTGCTTTCTGCCAAGTAG
- the hisF gene encoding imidazole glycerol phosphate synthase subunit HisF — protein sequence MLSKRILPCLDVKAGRVVKGINFVDLKDAGDPVELAKVYNEAGADELVFLDITATHEDRDTIIDVVYRTAEQVFIPLTVGGGIQTLENVKGLLRAGADKVSINSAAVRNPDLINHASDRFGNQCIVVAIDARRRLDPENPGWDVYVRGGRENTGIDALRWAEEVTKRGAGELLVTSMDADGTQAGYDLDLTKAIANAVEIPVIASGGAGNCEHIHTALTEGKAEAALLASLLHFGKLSVAQIKTYLQERHVPVRLPT from the coding sequence ATGTTGTCTAAAAGAATCTTACCTTGTTTAGATGTCAAGGCGGGCAGGGTTGTGAAGGGAATTAACTTTGTGGATCTCAAGGATGCGGGTGATCCTGTGGAACTAGCCAAGGTTTACAATGAAGCCGGTGCAGATGAGTTAGTGTTTCTAGATATTACGGCTACTCATGAAGACAGGGACACAATTATTGATGTGGTTTACCGGACTGCTGAACAGGTCTTTATTCCCCTGACTGTGGGTGGTGGAATTCAAACCTTAGAAAATGTTAAAGGTTTGTTAAGGGCAGGCGCTGATAAGGTTAGTATTAATTCTGCGGCGGTCAGAAATCCAGATTTAATTAATCATGCCAGCGATCGCTTTGGCAATCAGTGTATTGTTGTGGCTATTGATGCTAGACGTAGACTTGATCCTGAGAATCCTGGCTGGGATGTATACGTTCGCGGTGGCAGAGAAAATACTGGTATTGATGCCCTTCGCTGGGCGGAGGAAGTAACAAAACGGGGGGCTGGAGAATTGTTGGTGACGAGTATGGATGCTGATGGAACTCAAGCTGGTTATGATTTGGACTTGACAAAAGCGATCGCTAATGCTGTAGAAATCCCCGTCATCGCTTCTGGTGGTGCAGGGAATTGTGAACATATTCACACTGCTTTAACGGAAGGTAAAGCCGAAGCTGCACTTTTAGCGTCTTTGTTACATTTTGGGAAACTAAGCGTAGCACAAATTAAAACTTATTTGCAAGAACGCCATGTTCCTGTCCGTCTTCCTACTTGA
- a CDS encoding SpoIID/LytB domain-containing protein produces MKIFIWRSSYRLITTLCLLGLTAASEPVSKNQDVKLQIGIVQRFGAKPTDKLELSATKGDRLTLKFAVGSQQQTLVTDKPIQLATFMQPLTQTVVQEVLVLGDFRTFETAEDNANHWRSQGIEVEISQPERWQVWAKRDVYSTPLIRRLLLKSIETSGDKNAYLATNILSKVPKITWVVNGKNYSPNYLEVTAGKELVKVSTDNKLESKGVYPGKVTLQPNAYGNYTLVNTVPLETYVRGVLPHEIGIDAPMAALEAQAIIARTYALRNVRRFAVDNYQLCADTHCQVYQGLSGIAKNTDQAIASTRGQILTYNNEIVDALYSSTTGGVTANFSDIWNGEDRPYLKPVIDAANQNLWNLSHQNLADDRNFEKFINLKAGFNESTWDVFRWHRETDINKITKDLQKFLQAKKSPYSKFKKIQAMSVVQRSPSGRILKLAVKTDIGVFTLQKDEVRSAFAAPISTLFYIQPLNKGQTNLWGYAFIGGGLGHGVGLSQTGAQNLAKLGWSSSKILEFYYPGTKIQGSK; encoded by the coding sequence ATGAAAATATTTATTTGGCGTTCTTCCTACAGATTAATAACAACCTTGTGCTTATTGGGATTGACTGCCGCATCAGAACCCGTAAGCAAAAACCAGGATGTAAAATTGCAAATTGGTATTGTCCAACGATTTGGGGCTAAACCCACAGACAAGTTAGAATTATCTGCCACCAAGGGCGATCGCTTAACATTAAAATTTGCAGTAGGTAGTCAACAGCAAACCCTAGTCACAGACAAACCCATCCAGTTAGCAACATTCATGCAGCCCTTAACCCAAACAGTGGTTCAGGAAGTATTAGTGCTGGGTGACTTTCGCACCTTTGAAACAGCCGAAGATAACGCTAATCACTGGCGTTCCCAGGGTATAGAAGTGGAAATATCCCAACCAGAACGCTGGCAAGTATGGGCAAAACGGGACGTTTACAGCACTCCCTTAATTCGCCGCTTACTATTAAAAAGTATAGAAACATCCGGTGATAAAAATGCTTACTTAGCCACCAATATTTTATCAAAAGTCCCAAAAATTACTTGGGTAGTAAATGGTAAAAATTATAGTCCCAATTATCTGGAAGTGACTGCGGGTAAGGAATTGGTCAAAGTCAGTACCGATAACAAACTCGAATCAAAGGGTGTTTATCCCGGAAAAGTGACCTTGCAGCCTAACGCCTATGGGAATTATACCTTAGTGAATACCGTCCCCTTGGAAACCTATGTGCGAGGAGTTTTACCCCATGAAATTGGCATAGATGCGCCAATGGCAGCCCTAGAAGCACAAGCGATTATTGCTCGCACCTATGCTTTGCGAAATGTTCGCAGATTTGCGGTAGATAATTATCAATTATGTGCTGACACACACTGTCAAGTTTATCAAGGACTGAGCGGAATTGCTAAAAATACAGATCAGGCGATCGCCTCGACCAGAGGTCAGATCCTCACTTATAATAATGAAATAGTTGATGCTTTGTATTCTTCCACTACAGGTGGTGTTACCGCTAACTTTAGTGATATCTGGAATGGAGAAGATCGTCCCTATTTAAAACCGGTCATAGATGCTGCTAATCAAAATCTTTGGAACTTATCACATCAGAATCTAGCAGATGATCGGAACTTTGAGAAATTTATCAATCTTAAAGCCGGATTTAATGAAAGTACATGGGATGTATTCCGTTGGCACAGAGAAACGGACATCAATAAAATTACCAAAGACTTGCAAAAGTTCTTACAAGCGAAAAAAAGTCCCTATAGCAAGTTCAAAAAAATTCAAGCCATGTCCGTCGTTCAACGCAGTCCCAGTGGACGGATTTTAAAACTGGCTGTGAAAACAGATATTGGCGTTTTTACCTTACAAAAAGATGAAGTTCGCAGTGCCTTCGCTGCCCCCATCAGCACGCTTTTCTACATTCAACCATTGAATAAAGGTCAAACCAATCTGTGGGGATATGCTTTTATTGGGGGTGGTTTAGGACATGGGGTGGGTTTAAGTCAAACAGGCGCTCAGAATCTAGCCAAACTGGGTTGGTCTAGTTCCAAGATTCTGGAGTTTTATTATCCGGGGACTAAAATTCAAGGGAGTAAGTAG
- a CDS encoding PP2C family protein-serine/threonine phosphatase, giving the protein MFEILIIDDDRSIQIFLKRILEKQGYQVITASTGEEGILRTLDSPPALIICDWIMPGLTGIEVCNIIKKDPKLSTTFFILLTSLDSVADRVKGLDAGADDFISKPIEQNELQARVRAGLRLHQLSQDLQTQKLLLETELSEATEYVKSLLPLPINNPLSIQFKFLPSRQLGGDCLDYNWLDADSLAIYLLDVAGHGLKATLPSISVLNLLRSRALKDLNYYQPSEVLAALNNTFQINYQNDKYFTIWYGVYNRVSRQLTYSSAGHPPAIIISGNSPTNTEVKRLKTPGMPVGMFPEAKYVDAYCQIEKSSTLYIFSDGAYEITQSNGNLWSLEGFTQILISLQYSVDNQLDYILDYLIKLNSKEIFEDDLSILQVKFD; this is encoded by the coding sequence ATGTTTGAAATCCTAATTATTGATGATGACCGATCCATCCAAATTTTCCTCAAAAGAATCTTAGAAAAACAAGGTTATCAAGTTATTACCGCGAGTACGGGAGAAGAAGGGATTTTAAGAACGCTGGATTCACCTCCAGCCTTAATTATATGTGATTGGATTATGCCGGGATTAACTGGGATAGAAGTATGTAATATCATTAAAAAAGATCCCAAATTATCTACCACATTTTTTATTTTATTAACATCTTTAGATTCCGTCGCAGATCGAGTTAAAGGATTAGATGCTGGTGCTGATGATTTTATCTCCAAACCTATCGAACAAAACGAACTCCAAGCAAGAGTTAGAGCCGGGTTACGTCTACATCAATTAAGTCAGGATTTACAGACCCAAAAGCTACTTTTAGAAACAGAATTATCCGAAGCTACAGAATATGTAAAATCCCTTTTACCCCTGCCTATAAATAACCCCCTGAGTATTCAGTTTAAGTTTTTGCCATCCAGGCAACTTGGTGGGGATTGTTTGGACTATAATTGGCTGGACGCTGATTCTTTAGCTATTTACCTACTAGATGTTGCTGGTCATGGACTAAAAGCAACTCTGCCTTCAATTTCTGTATTAAATCTCTTACGTTCCCGCGCTCTCAAAGATTTAAATTACTATCAACCTAGCGAGGTATTAGCGGCTTTAAATAATACCTTTCAAATAAATTATCAAAATGATAAATATTTTACGATTTGGTATGGAGTTTATAATCGAGTTAGTCGGCAGTTAACATACTCTAGTGCTGGACATCCACCAGCTATTATCATTTCTGGTAACTCTCCTACTAACACAGAAGTAAAAAGATTAAAAACTCCAGGAATGCCGGTGGGGATGTTTCCTGAAGCTAAATATGTTGATGCTTATTGTCAGATTGAAAAATCTAGTACCCTTTATATTTTTAGTGATGGTGCTTATGAAATCACTCAATCAAATGGTAATCTTTGGAGTTTGGAAGGGTTCACTCAGATTTTAATTAGCCTACAATATTCTGTTGATAATCAACTTGATTATATACTGGATTACCTAATTAAATTAAACTCCAAAGAGATATTTGAAGATGATTTATCTATTCTTCAAGTTAAATTTGATTGA